The following coding sequences are from one Leclercia sp. AS011 window:
- the aceK gene encoding bifunctional isocitrate dehydrogenase kinase/phosphatase, protein MSCGLELLIAQTILQGFDAQYGRFLEVTAGAQQRFEQADWHAVQQAMKQRIHLYDHHVGLVVEQLRCITGSISIDAGFLLRVKTHYTQLLPDYPRYEIAESFFNSVYCRLFDHRSLSPERLFIFSSQPGQRFRTLPRPLAKEFFPDQGWEALLTKVLADLPLRLPWQNRPRDVGYIIAHLSETLGADTLRNCHLQVANELFYRNKAAWLVGKLITPDATLPFLLPIHRSDEGALAVDTCLTTSAEASIVFGFARSYFMVYAPQPGALVEWLREILPGKTTAELYMAIGCQKHAKTESYREYLHYIAHADEQFIEAPGIRGMVMLVFTLPGFDRVFKVIKDKFAPQKEMTAAHVRACYQLVKEHDRVGRMADTQEFENFVLDKRQIAPELMALLLQEAPGKISDLGDRIAISHLYIERRMVPLNIWLAQSEGQALHDAIEEYGNAIRQLAAANIFPGDMLFKNFGVTRHGRVVFYDYDEICYMTEVNFREIPPPRYPEDELASEPWYSVSPGDVFPEEFRHWLCADPRIGRLFEEMHADLFRADYWRSLQTRIQNGHVEDVYAYRRKQRFSIRFAV, encoded by the coding sequence ATGTCGTGTGGTCTGGAATTGCTGATTGCCCAAACTATTTTGCAGGGCTTCGATGCCCAGTATGGCCGCTTTCTGGAGGTGACGGCCGGGGCGCAGCAGCGTTTTGAGCAGGCCGACTGGCACGCGGTGCAGCAGGCCATGAAACAGCGTATCCACCTCTACGATCATCACGTCGGCCTGGTGGTGGAACAGCTGCGCTGTATCACTGGCAGCATCAGTATTGACGCTGGCTTCCTGCTGCGGGTGAAAACGCACTATACGCAGCTGCTGCCGGATTACCCACGCTATGAGATTGCGGAAAGCTTTTTCAATTCCGTCTACTGTCGGTTATTCGATCACCGCTCCCTGTCACCGGAGCGGCTGTTTATTTTCAGCTCACAGCCCGGACAACGCTTTCGCACTCTGCCGCGGCCGCTGGCGAAGGAGTTCTTCCCGGATCAGGGCTGGGAGGCGCTGTTAACCAAGGTATTAGCCGATCTTCCCCTGCGTCTGCCGTGGCAAAATCGTCCGCGTGATGTGGGGTATATCATCGCCCATCTTTCAGAAACGCTGGGTGCAGACACCCTGCGCAACTGCCATCTGCAGGTCGCTAACGAGCTCTTCTATCGCAACAAAGCCGCATGGCTGGTGGGCAAGCTGATTACCCCGGACGCCACGCTGCCATTTCTGCTGCCTATTCATCGCAGCGATGAAGGGGCGCTGGCGGTGGATACCTGCCTGACCACCAGCGCCGAAGCGAGCATCGTTTTCGGCTTTGCCCGCTCCTATTTTATGGTGTACGCCCCTCAGCCGGGGGCGCTGGTGGAGTGGCTGCGGGAGATCCTGCCCGGTAAAACCACCGCCGAACTTTACATGGCGATAGGGTGTCAGAAGCACGCCAAAACCGAGAGCTATCGGGAGTACCTGCACTATATCGCCCATGCTGATGAGCAGTTTATCGAGGCTCCGGGCATTCGCGGCATGGTGATGCTGGTCTTTACCCTGCCGGGTTTTGACCGGGTGTTTAAGGTGATTAAGGACAAATTCGCCCCGCAGAAAGAGATGACCGCCGCCCACGTGCGCGCCTGCTATCAGCTGGTTAAGGAGCACGATCGCGTCGGGCGCATGGCCGATACCCAGGAGTTTGAGAACTTCGTGCTCGATAAGCGGCAGATAGCGCCGGAACTGATGGCGCTGCTGCTTCAGGAAGCGCCGGGAAAAATCAGCGATCTGGGCGATCGGATTGCCATCAGCCATCTCTATATCGAACGAAGGATGGTGCCGCTCAATATCTGGCTGGCGCAGTCGGAGGGACAGGCTCTCCACGACGCTATCGAAGAGTACGGTAATGCTATCCGCCAGCTGGCGGCAGCCAACATCTTCCCGGGCGATATGCTGTTTAAAAACTTCGGCGTTACCCGACACGGGCGGGTGGTGTTCTACGATTACGATGAAATCTGCTACATGACGGAAGTGAATTTCCGCGAGATCCCGCCCCCGCGTTATCCGGAGGATGAGCTCGCCAGCGAGCCCTGGTACAGCGTCTCACCGGGGGATGTCTTCCCGGAGGAGTTTCGTCACTGGCTCTGCGCCGACCCGCGCATCGGGAGGCTGTTTGAGGAGATGCATGCCGATCTGTTCCGCGCTGACTACTGGCGGAGCCTGCAGACGCGCATTCAGAACGGCCATGTGGAAGATGTCTACGCTTACCGGCGTAAACAGCGGTTTAGCATCAGATTTGCGGTTTAA
- the aceA gene encoding isocitrate lyase — protein MKTRTQQIEALQNEWTQPRWEGIERPYSAEEVVKLRGSVNPECTLAQLGAAKMWRLLHGESKKGYINSLGALTGGQALQQAKAGIEAIYLSGWQVAADANLASSMYPDQSLYPANSVPAVVERINNTFRRADQIQWASGIEPNDPRFVDYFLPIVADAEAGFGGVLNAFELMKSMIEAGAAAVHFEDQLASVKKCGHMGGKVLVPTQEAIQKLVAARLAADVLGVPTLVIARTDADAADLITSDCDPYDSQFITGERTSEGFYRTHAGIEQAISRGLAYAPYADLVWCETSTPDLALAKRFADAIHAKYPGKLLAYNCSPSFNWQKNLDDNTIASFQQALSDMGYKYQFITLAGIHSMWFNMFDLAHAYAQGEGMKHYVEKVQQPEFAASQKGYTFASHQQEVGTGYFDKVTTIIQGGASSVTALTGSTEEAQF, from the coding sequence ATGAAAACCCGTACCCAACAAATCGAAGCATTACAAAACGAGTGGACTCAACCGCGCTGGGAAGGCATTGAACGCCCTTATAGCGCAGAGGAAGTGGTGAAGTTACGCGGTTCGGTCAACCCGGAGTGCACCCTGGCGCAGCTGGGCGCAGCAAAAATGTGGCGCCTGCTGCACGGTGAGTCGAAAAAGGGCTACATCAACAGCCTCGGCGCGCTCACTGGTGGCCAGGCACTGCAGCAGGCAAAAGCGGGCATTGAGGCGATCTATCTGTCGGGCTGGCAGGTCGCGGCGGATGCCAACCTGGCCTCCAGTATGTATCCGGACCAGTCCCTCTACCCGGCGAACTCTGTTCCGGCGGTAGTGGAGCGGATCAACAACACCTTCCGTCGGGCGGATCAGATCCAGTGGGCGTCCGGTATAGAGCCAAACGATCCGCGATTTGTGGACTACTTCCTGCCGATCGTCGCCGATGCCGAAGCGGGCTTTGGCGGGGTGCTGAACGCCTTTGAGCTGATGAAATCGATGATTGAAGCCGGTGCAGCGGCCGTTCACTTCGAAGATCAGCTGGCGTCGGTGAAGAAGTGCGGACACATGGGCGGTAAAGTGCTGGTGCCAACGCAGGAGGCGATCCAGAAACTGGTGGCCGCCCGTCTGGCCGCTGACGTGCTGGGCGTCCCGACGCTGGTGATTGCCCGTACCGACGCCGATGCGGCGGACCTGATCACCTCCGATTGCGACCCTTACGACAGCCAGTTTATTACCGGGGAGCGCACCAGCGAAGGCTTCTATCGTACCCATGCCGGCATTGAGCAGGCGATCAGCCGCGGTCTGGCCTACGCCCCTTATGCGGACCTGGTGTGGTGCGAAACCTCCACCCCGGACCTGGCCCTGGCTAAACGCTTCGCTGACGCCATCCATGCGAAATATCCGGGCAAGCTGCTGGCTTATAACTGCTCGCCGTCCTTCAACTGGCAGAAAAACCTGGACGATAACACCATCGCCAGCTTCCAGCAGGCGCTGTCGGACATGGGCTACAAGTATCAGTTCATCACCCTCGCGGGCATTCACAGTATGTGGTTCAACATGTTCGACCTGGCGCACGCCTACGCCCAGGGCGAGGGCATGAAGCACTACGTCGAGAAGGTCCAGCAGCCGGAGTTCGCGGCAAGCCAAAAGGGCTATACCTTTGCCTCGCATCAGCAGGAAGTGGGAACGGGCTACTTCGATAAAGTGACCACCATCATTCAGGGTGGCGCCTCCTCCGTGACTGCGCTGACCGGGTCGACCGAAGAAGCGCAGTTCTGA
- the aceB gene encoding malate synthase A — translation MNQQATIIDELAFNQPHGEQEQQVLTPDAVEFLTELVTRFTPKRNKLLAARIQQQQDIDNGKLPDFISETASIREGDWTIRGIPQDLQDRRVEITGPVERKMVINALNANVKVFMADFEDSLAPDWNKVIEGQINLRDAVNGTISHTNEAGKIYQLKPNPAVLVCRVRGLHLPEKHVTWNGEAIPGSLFDFALYFFHNHKNLLAKGSGPYFYLPKTQSWQEAAWWSEVFSYAEDRFELPRGTIKATLLIETLPAVFQMDEILHALRDHIVGLNCGRWDYIFSYIKTLKNYPDRVLPDRQVVTMDKSFLNAYSRLLIKTCHKRGAFAMGGMAAFIPSKDSERNNQVLNKVKADKELEASNGHDGTWVAHPGLADTAMEVFNRILGDNKNQLHVTREEDAPVTAAHLLEPCEGERTEEGMRANIRVAVQYIEAWISGNGCVPIYGLMEDAATAEISRTSIWQWIHHQKTLSNGKPVTKALFRQMLSEEMLNIQEELGEHRFSSGRFDAAARLMEQITTSDELIDFLTLPGYRLLA, via the coding sequence ATGAATCAACAGGCAACCATTATCGATGAACTGGCCTTTAACCAACCGCATGGCGAGCAGGAGCAGCAGGTCCTGACCCCCGATGCCGTTGAGTTTCTTACCGAGCTGGTGACCCGCTTCACGCCAAAACGCAATAAGCTACTGGCGGCACGTATCCAGCAGCAGCAAGACATTGATAACGGAAAGCTGCCTGATTTTATTTCGGAAACCGCTTCCATTCGTGAAGGTGACTGGACAATCCGCGGTATTCCGCAGGATCTGCAGGACCGACGCGTCGAGATCACCGGCCCGGTAGAGCGCAAAATGGTAATCAATGCGCTGAATGCCAATGTGAAAGTCTTTATGGCCGACTTTGAAGATTCGCTGGCACCTGACTGGAATAAAGTCATCGAAGGCCAGATTAACCTGCGCGACGCAGTCAACGGCACCATCAGCCACACCAATGAAGCCGGCAAAATTTATCAGCTCAAGCCCAACCCGGCGGTGCTGGTCTGTCGCGTACGTGGCCTGCATTTACCGGAAAAGCATGTCACCTGGAACGGGGAAGCGATCCCCGGGAGCCTGTTCGACTTTGCCCTCTACTTCTTCCACAACCATAAAAATCTGCTGGCAAAAGGAAGCGGCCCCTATTTCTACCTGCCAAAAACCCAGTCCTGGCAGGAGGCTGCCTGGTGGAGTGAGGTCTTCAGCTATGCCGAAGATCGTTTCGAACTGCCGCGCGGTACCATCAAAGCTACGCTGCTGATAGAAACCCTGCCGGCGGTGTTCCAGATGGATGAAATTCTGCATGCCCTGCGTGACCACATCGTTGGCCTGAACTGCGGCCGCTGGGATTACATTTTCAGCTATATCAAGACCCTGAAAAACTATCCCGATCGCGTCCTGCCGGATCGCCAGGTGGTGACCATGGATAAATCATTCCTGAATGCCTACTCGCGTCTGCTGATCAAAACCTGCCATAAACGCGGAGCCTTCGCGATGGGGGGTATGGCGGCCTTCATTCCGAGCAAAGACAGCGAACGTAACAATCAGGTACTGAACAAAGTGAAGGCCGACAAAGAGCTGGAAGCCAGCAACGGTCATGACGGCACCTGGGTGGCGCACCCTGGCCTGGCCGATACCGCCATGGAGGTGTTCAACCGCATTCTGGGCGATAACAAAAACCAGCTGCACGTGACCCGTGAAGAGGATGCGCCTGTTACCGCCGCGCATCTGCTCGAGCCGTGCGAGGGCGAGCGCACCGAAGAGGGGATGCGCGCCAATATTCGCGTGGCAGTGCAATACATCGAAGCGTGGATCTCCGGCAACGGCTGTGTGCCGATTTACGGTCTGATGGAAGATGCTGCCACCGCCGAGATCTCACGAACTTCTATCTGGCAGTGGATCCACCATCAGAAGACCCTCAGCAACGGCAAACCGGTCACCAAAGCCCTGTTCCGCCAGATGCTGTCGGAAGAGATGCTGAACATTCAGGAAGAGCTGGGCGAGCACCGCTTCAGCAGCGGTCGCTTCGATGCCGCCGCCCGCCTGATGGAACAGATCACCACTTCAGATGAGCTCATCGACTTCCTGACGCTGCCTGGCTACCGCCTGCTGGCCTGA
- the metA gene encoding homoserine O-acetyltransferase MetA codes for MPIRVQDELPAVNFLREENVFVMKASRATGQEIRPLKVLILNLMPKKIETENQFLRLLSNSPLQVDIQLLRIDARESRNTPSEHLNNFYCNFDDIRDENFDGLIVTGAPLGLVEFNDVAYWPQIKQVLEWAKDHVTSTLFVCWAVQAALNILYGIPKQTRSEKLSGVYEHHILHPHALLTRGFDDTFLAPHSRYADFPAALIRDYTDLEILAESEEGDAYLFASKDKRIAFVTGHPEYDPDTLASEYFRDVEAGLNPDVPYNYFPHNDPQNKPRATWRSHGNLLFTNWLNYYVYQITPYDLRHMNPTLD; via the coding sequence ATGCCGATTCGGGTGCAGGACGAGCTACCAGCCGTCAATTTCTTGCGTGAGGAAAATGTCTTTGTCATGAAGGCATCGCGCGCTACAGGTCAGGAAATTCGTCCTCTGAAGGTGCTTATCCTCAACCTGATGCCAAAGAAAATTGAGACGGAAAATCAGTTCCTCCGCCTGCTCTCAAACTCCCCGCTCCAGGTCGATATTCAGCTGCTGCGTATTGATGCGCGTGAGTCCCGCAATACGCCATCGGAGCATCTCAATAACTTCTACTGTAATTTCGATGACATCCGTGACGAGAATTTCGATGGCCTGATTGTCACCGGTGCGCCGCTGGGCCTCGTTGAGTTCAACGACGTGGCCTACTGGCCGCAGATTAAGCAGGTGCTGGAGTGGGCCAAAGATCACGTCACCTCCACGCTGTTTGTCTGTTGGGCGGTACAGGCGGCCCTCAATATTCTGTACGGTATCCCTAAGCAAACCCGCAGCGAAAAACTCTCTGGTGTCTATGAGCACCACATTCTGCATCCCCATGCGCTGCTGACGCGGGGCTTCGATGATACCTTCCTGGCTCCCCATTCACGCTATGCCGATTTCCCGGCTGCGCTGATCCGTGACTACACCGATCTGGAGATCCTGGCAGAGAGCGAGGAGGGGGATGCCTATCTGTTCGCCAGTAAAGACAAGCGTATTGCCTTTGTTACCGGCCATCCCGAGTACGATCCCGATACCCTGGCGAGCGAATATTTCCGCGATGTTGAAGCGGGGTTAAACCCGGACGTTCCGTACAACTATTTCCCGCACAACGATCCGCAGAACAAACCGCGGGCTACCTGGCGCAGCCATGGCAATCTGCTGTTTACTAACTGGCTCAACTATTACGTCTACCAGATCACGCCATACGATCTGCGCCACATGAATCCGACGCTGGATTAA